Proteins co-encoded in one Capnocytophaga ochracea DSM 7271 genomic window:
- a CDS encoding inorganic phosphate transporter, which translates to MEQVYIFMLFVFLVLAVIDLVVGVSNDAANFLNSAVGSKVATIRTIMIVASVGVAIGAVFSSGMMEIARKGIFNPQLFYFDEVMVIFMSVILADILLFDLFNSIGLPTSTTVSIVFELLGAAMCVATIKTFMSDESLFNAFNYINTSEAGKIITGIFTSVAIAFTVGTIVQYLARLVFSFKYQENVKYVGGVFGGLSLTGLSYFIIFKGLKDVAFIPKEAIAWIDTNIVPLLIGCFIFYSVLSQVLIRMKVNIFRVIILSGTFALAMAFAGNDLVNFIGVPVAAYQSYDIWHNSGVAHDGLLMGALADGQISTPTALLFFTGFVMILTLWFSKKARHVIDTGVNLSRQNEGGEEKFSSNFLSRFLVRITVICANAVNFIMPKSISNKIDHRFEKPEPDPNVKEEDLPAFDLVRAAINLVVSSSLIAIGTSFKLPLSTTYVTFMVAMGSSLADRAWGRDSAVYRVAGVLNVIGGWFLTAIVAFIGAFLVAGILYYGSVIGLIVMIMVVGFVLIRNAIIYRNKQKAKAQGKRFERADLATIGGVIKESSNYVSETIFRIDQLYSKVVKNLGTQDLGKLTKNKKNAKKLEKELDELKGNVYYFIKSLNESSVASSKFYILILDCLQDMAQCLTAITLNSYEHVNNNHKNLKFNQLRDLKYISDKMEDVFKAEAEIFKGSDYNKLHVIFEDCKVLKNEVSKMVQKQIDRIRTTETSHKTTKLYFSILLETNALIRANNNLLMQFDEYQKQQNKKKKMNLITQVTGKK; encoded by the coding sequence ATGGAACAGGTGTACATCTTTATGCTGTTCGTGTTCTTGGTGCTCGCCGTTATCGATTTGGTGGTGGGTGTGAGTAACGATGCAGCTAACTTTCTTAACTCTGCCGTAGGCTCCAAAGTAGCCACCATTCGCACCATTATGATAGTCGCCAGCGTGGGGGTAGCCATTGGTGCCGTCTTTTCTAGCGGAATGATGGAAATCGCACGTAAAGGCATCTTTAACCCTCAGCTCTTCTATTTCGATGAGGTAATGGTTATCTTTATGTCGGTTATTCTTGCCGATATCCTCCTCTTCGACCTCTTCAACTCTATCGGTCTACCTACTTCCACAACCGTTTCTATCGTATTCGAACTCTTGGGCGCTGCGATGTGTGTCGCCACTATCAAAACGTTTATGAGTGACGAATCGCTTTTTAACGCTTTCAACTATATCAATACAAGCGAAGCAGGCAAAATTATCACCGGTATTTTCACCTCGGTAGCCATCGCCTTTACAGTCGGTACGATAGTACAATACTTAGCCCGATTAGTATTCTCATTTAAATATCAAGAAAATGTAAAATATGTAGGAGGCGTGTTCGGCGGGCTCTCGCTTACGGGGCTTTCCTACTTCATTATCTTTAAAGGTCTCAAAGACGTCGCTTTCATTCCTAAAGAAGCCATTGCGTGGATAGACACGAATATAGTGCCACTACTCATTGGCTGTTTTATTTTCTATTCGGTGCTCTCACAAGTGCTTATCCGTATGAAAGTAAATATTTTTAGGGTAATTATCCTCAGCGGTACTTTTGCTTTGGCAATGGCTTTTGCGGGTAACGACTTAGTGAACTTCATAGGGGTACCCGTAGCGGCTTATCAGTCGTATGATATATGGCATAATTCAGGAGTAGCTCACGACGGCTTGTTAATGGGTGCTTTAGCCGATGGGCAAATCTCTACTCCTACCGCATTGCTATTTTTCACCGGTTTTGTGATGATTCTCACTCTTTGGTTTTCCAAAAAAGCACGTCACGTGATTGATACAGGCGTCAATCTATCTCGTCAAAACGAAGGAGGTGAAGAGAAGTTTTCTTCTAACTTCTTATCGCGATTCTTGGTGCGTATTACAGTGATTTGTGCCAATGCCGTAAACTTCATAATGCCAAAGTCGATTAGCAACAAAATAGACCACCGTTTTGAAAAACCTGAACCTGACCCTAATGTAAAAGAAGAAGACCTTCCTGCTTTCGACCTTGTGCGTGCTGCTATTAACCTCGTGGTATCCAGTAGTTTGATTGCCATTGGTACTTCCTTTAAGCTCCCTCTTTCTACTACTTATGTAACCTTTATGGTGGCAATGGGTTCTTCCCTTGCCGATAGAGCTTGGGGGCGCGATAGTGCTGTATATCGCGTGGCAGGGGTACTGAACGTAATCGGCGGTTGGTTTTTAACAGCTATTGTTGCCTTTATCGGGGCATTTTTAGTAGCAGGCATATTGTATTACGGAAGCGTGATTGGGCTTATTGTGATGATAATGGTAGTAGGCTTTGTGCTCATTCGCAACGCAATTATCTACCGCAATAAACAGAAAGCCAAAGCACAAGGCAAACGCTTTGAGCGTGCCGACTTGGCTACCATTGGCGGTGTCATCAAAGAAAGCTCCAACTATGTATCCGAAACGATTTTCCGCATCGACCAGCTTTATAGCAAAGTGGTGAAGAATCTCGGTACTCAAGATTTAGGCAAACTCACCAAAAACAAAAAGAATGCTAAAAAACTCGAAAAAGAACTCGATGAGCTGAAAGGTAATGTGTACTACTTTATCAAATCGCTGAATGAAAGTTCTGTGGCGTCCAGCAAGTTTTATATCCTTATTTTGGACTGTTTGCAGGATATGGCACAATGTCTCACCGCTATCACACTCAATAGTTATGAACACGTAAACAACAATCACAAGAACCTCAAATTTAATCAGCTACGTGACTTAAAATACATTTCCGATAAGATGGAAGATGTGTTTAAGGCAGAAGCTGAAATATTCAAAGGTTCAGACTATAACAAGTTACACGTAATTTTCGAAGATTGTAAGGTGTTGAAAAACGAAGTGTCAAAGATGGTACAAAAACAAATCGACCGTATTCGCACTACCGAAACCAGTCATAAAACTACTAAATTATATTTTAGTATTTTATTAGAAACCAATGCGCTCATCCGTGCTAATAACAACTTGCTAATGCAGTTCGATGAATACCAAAAACAGCAAAATAAGAAGAAGAAAATGAACCTTATCACCCAAGTAACAGGGAAGAAATAA
- a CDS encoding arylsulfatase, translated as MKYLLFSLLASLCTIGVKAQEKLPNVIFILADDLGYGDIEPYGQQIIKTPQLSKLADEGMKFTQFYTGTSVCAPSRASFITGQTTGETHIRGNEEVREPVDGQAPLLANDPSVAQLFKKAGYNTGCFGKWGLGIVPSEGNPLKQGFDTFFGYNSQFRAHRRYPAFLWHDNEKVLIPENGNYERQEVYGEDLIQEKILDYIGKQTAEKPFFMWLTYTLPHAELVVPHDSIYASYEYLPKKPYKGVDYDKITPKPFGWAGYMSQPHTYATYAAMVSRLDKYLGEIRKLLKVKGLDEDTIIIFASDNGAHREGGADPKFFNSSAGLRGIKRDLYEGGIRTPYIVYWKGKIKAGSVSDHIGAFWDMMPTFAEITHQKYVPNRHQVSFLPTLLGKKQQQQHKYLYWEFHEMGGRQAVRYKNWKGVRLNVNKDKKAPIELYDLTTDPAEQHNLAEKYPKIVKKIERFMEQSHTRSELFPFDWEAKK; from the coding sequence ATGAAATATTTACTATTCAGTCTTTTAGCTTCCTTATGCACCATAGGAGTCAAGGCGCAAGAAAAACTTCCTAATGTTATCTTTATTTTGGCTGACGATTTAGGTTACGGCGATATAGAGCCTTACGGTCAGCAAATTATCAAAACACCCCAACTCAGCAAACTCGCTGATGAAGGAATGAAGTTTACTCAGTTTTATACAGGTACATCTGTGTGCGCGCCCTCTCGCGCTTCGTTTATTACAGGGCAAACTACGGGTGAAACGCACATACGCGGTAATGAAGAAGTGCGTGAGCCAGTAGATGGGCAAGCACCTTTACTTGCTAACGACCCATCGGTAGCACAACTTTTTAAGAAAGCAGGCTATAATACGGGTTGTTTTGGTAAATGGGGTTTAGGTATCGTTCCTTCCGAAGGGAATCCGCTAAAACAAGGGTTTGATACTTTTTTTGGTTATAACTCGCAGTTCCGCGCTCATCGTCGTTATCCTGCTTTCTTATGGCACGACAATGAAAAGGTGCTCATTCCCGAAAACGGAAATTATGAGCGCCAAGAGGTTTATGGCGAAGACCTCATACAAGAAAAAATATTGGATTATATAGGCAAACAAACAGCTGAAAAGCCTTTCTTTATGTGGCTTACTTATACACTTCCACACGCCGAATTGGTAGTGCCTCACGACAGTATTTACGCTTCGTACGAATATCTTCCCAAGAAACCTTATAAAGGGGTAGATTACGACAAGATTACTCCTAAACCTTTTGGCTGGGCAGGTTATATGTCGCAACCGCATACTTATGCCACTTATGCGGCTATGGTGAGTCGGTTAGACAAGTATTTGGGAGAAATACGCAAGCTCCTTAAAGTTAAAGGGCTTGATGAGGATACCATTATTATCTTTGCGAGCGACAATGGGGCACATCGCGAAGGTGGTGCTGACCCTAAGTTCTTCAACTCCTCAGCAGGATTGAGAGGTATTAAACGCGACTTGTACGAAGGCGGTATACGTACCCCTTACATTGTGTATTGGAAAGGCAAGATAAAGGCAGGTAGCGTAAGCGACCACATAGGGGCTTTTTGGGATATGATGCCTACCTTTGCTGAGATTACGCATCAGAAGTATGTACCCAATAGGCATCAGGTGTCGTTTTTACCTACGCTTTTAGGGAAGAAACAACAGCAACAGCATAAATACCTTTATTGGGAGTTTCACGAAATGGGAGGTAGACAAGCAGTGCGTTATAAAAACTGGAAAGGAGTACGCCTAAACGTGAATAAAGATAAAAAGGCTCCTATTGAGTTGTACGACCTTACTACTGACCCTGCTGAACAGCACAACCTCGCCGAGAAATATCCTAAGATAGTGAAGAAAATAGAGCGATTTATGGAACAAAGCCATACGCGCTCAGAGCTCTTTCCTTTTGATTGGGAGGCAAAGAAATAA
- a CDS encoding MFS transporter, whose translation MKKKNPITWVPTTYFAMGLPFVMLSLVFPIIFKGLGIPDDQNAFWTSLLILPWSLKPIISVIMELYGTKKQYIVITELVSAALFGCIVFSLPLPNFFTVCLALLGVIALSGSTHDIAGDGMYMEQLDTATQSVYSGWQGAFYNLAKVLANGGLIFLAGWLVKAKGMSVIASWQLILSICATILGLVGLYHLYALPKDTKPQQAGDFNVKMKELWGIFVAFFRKKYIFYYLFFIFLYRFAEGLAMKIAPLFLIAKTDKGGLGLIEQEYGLVYGTAGVIAFIVGSISAGYFVSRVGLRKALFTLACAFNIPFVVYLLFAYFLPSHLPTIALGIVGEYFGYGFGFVGLTLFMMQQIAPGKYQMAHYAFANSLMNLGVMVPGMISGFLSKYLGYQHFFLLVMICTIPALLITWKVPFTYDSKQNKIDEKAH comes from the coding sequence ATGAAAAAGAAAAATCCTATTACTTGGGTGCCTACCACCTATTTCGCTATGGGGCTTCCCTTTGTGATGCTTTCATTAGTTTTTCCTATTATCTTCAAAGGATTAGGTATTCCTGACGACCAGAACGCTTTTTGGACTTCTTTACTCATCTTACCTTGGTCTTTAAAACCTATTATCAGTGTAATAATGGAGCTCTATGGTACTAAAAAACAATATATTGTCATTACCGAATTAGTATCAGCAGCTTTATTCGGTTGTATTGTCTTTTCGTTACCTCTGCCCAACTTTTTCACTGTGTGTTTAGCCTTATTAGGAGTGATTGCCCTTAGCGGTTCTACTCACGATATTGCAGGTGACGGAATGTATATGGAACAATTGGACACAGCTACCCAAAGTGTATATTCTGGCTGGCAAGGTGCTTTCTACAACTTAGCAAAAGTGCTTGCCAATGGTGGTCTTATCTTCTTAGCAGGTTGGCTCGTAAAAGCAAAAGGAATGAGTGTAATTGCTTCTTGGCAACTGATTCTTAGCATTTGTGCTACTATTTTAGGTCTCGTAGGTCTATATCACCTTTATGCTTTGCCAAAAGATACTAAACCTCAGCAAGCTGGTGATTTTAATGTAAAAATGAAAGAACTATGGGGTATTTTTGTAGCTTTCTTCCGAAAGAAATATATTTTTTATTATTTGTTTTTTATCTTCTTATACCGTTTTGCAGAAGGGTTAGCAATGAAGATAGCTCCTCTTTTCCTCATTGCTAAAACTGATAAAGGAGGCTTAGGGCTCATCGAACAAGAATATGGCTTAGTATACGGTACTGCGGGAGTTATTGCTTTTATTGTAGGCTCTATTTCAGCTGGCTATTTTGTCTCTCGTGTAGGGTTGCGCAAAGCTCTTTTCACTTTGGCGTGTGCTTTTAATATTCCATTTGTAGTGTATCTACTTTTTGCTTATTTCTTGCCCTCTCACTTGCCTACTATTGCTTTGGGAATTGTAGGTGAGTACTTTGGTTATGGCTTCGGTTTTGTAGGTCTTACCCTCTTTATGATGCAACAAATAGCTCCTGGTAAATACCAAATGGCTCACTATGCTTTCGCCAATAGCCTGATGAACTTAGGAGTGATGGTTCCTGGTATGATTAGTGGTTTCCTCAGTAAATATTTAGGATATCAACACTTCTTCTTATTGGTAATGATTTGCACTATTCCTGCACTATTAATCACTTGGAAAGTGCCTTTTACTTATGACTCCAAGCAGAATAAAATAGATGAAAAAGCTCATTAA
- a CDS encoding thymidine kinase, which yields MFLENTVNNNEKTGWIEVICGSMFSGKTEELIRRLRRAQFAKQKVEIFKPSFDTRYDDTNIVSHNANEIPSTPVEAAASIMLLADGCDVVGIDEAQFFDDEIVHVCNELANRGVRVIVAGLDMDYKGKPFGPMPFLMATAEYVTKVHAVCTRTGNLANYSFRKVSNDQQRLLGEADSYEPLSRAAFYKAMNAKKTKE from the coding sequence ATGTTTTTAGAGAATACTGTAAATAACAACGAAAAGACAGGCTGGATAGAAGTAATATGCGGGTCGATGTTCTCAGGCAAAACCGAAGAACTGATTCGCCGATTACGTCGTGCCCAATTTGCAAAACAGAAGGTAGAGATTTTTAAACCCAGTTTCGACACGCGTTATGATGATACCAACATCGTATCGCACAACGCCAATGAAATTCCTTCTACACCCGTAGAAGCCGCCGCCAGCATTATGCTTCTTGCCGATGGTTGCGATGTGGTGGGTATAGACGAAGCACAGTTTTTCGACGACGAGATAGTACACGTGTGCAATGAGCTCGCCAATCGCGGGGTACGTGTAATCGTAGCAGGACTCGATATGGACTATAAAGGAAAGCCTTTCGGACCTATGCCCTTCTTGATGGCTACTGCCGAGTATGTTACTAAGGTACACGCTGTTTGTACGCGTACTGGCAACCTCGCTAATTATAGTTTTCGCAAAGTGTCTAACGACCAGCAACGCTTGTTAGGAGAAGCCGATAGCTATGAGCCTCTCAGTCGCGCTGCCTTCTATAAAGCAATGAATGCTAAGAAAACAAAAGAATAA
- a CDS encoding DUF3078 domain-containing protein, translated as MKKLIVLLFLTSFTAFGQVRKARTYEAPVKSDTVKVMKDTEALKFTFNRFKLAQQKWFKFNQVSLNMSEVAFSNWSAGGESSISGIFNAKFRRRYTERTFFWDNELEINYGINAQKGREVRKTDDKLSLISSFGYRGDSQSFWYYTARYQFLSQISNGYNYPDVEKPISKFFAPAYITFGLGTEYAPSKIKFSIFLSPITLKTTAVLDQRLADEGAFGVERAQRAPDGTILKKGKRTHNELGFSVSGRWDKKVMENMILNTSFNFYGDYLKNFGNIDVDWETNLNLKVNSYVQARIGVHIKYDDDVKFYSYKAPNGEVYNYGARTQFKQVLGVGVLYTF; from the coding sequence ATGAAAAAACTCATTGTTCTACTGTTTCTTACCTCCTTTACCGCTTTTGGGCAAGTGCGCAAAGCAAGAACGTACGAAGCCCCTGTAAAGTCCGATACGGTAAAGGTAATGAAAGATACCGAAGCGTTAAAGTTCACTTTCAACCGTTTTAAATTAGCACAACAAAAATGGTTCAAATTCAATCAAGTGAGCCTTAATATGAGCGAGGTAGCTTTTTCTAATTGGAGTGCAGGAGGAGAAAGTTCTATTTCGGGGATATTTAATGCCAAATTCCGTCGCCGTTATACCGAACGCACTTTCTTTTGGGACAACGAATTAGAAATCAACTACGGTATTAATGCTCAAAAAGGACGCGAAGTGCGCAAGACCGACGATAAACTCTCACTCATCTCATCGTTTGGCTATCGAGGCGACTCACAGTCGTTTTGGTATTACACGGCGCGCTATCAGTTTCTTTCACAAATCAGCAACGGGTACAACTATCCCGATGTAGAAAAACCTATCTCCAAATTCTTTGCCCCTGCTTATATCACCTTTGGTTTGGGTACTGAATATGCGCCTTCAAAGATAAAATTCAGTATTTTCCTTTCGCCTATCACGCTTAAAACTACTGCTGTACTCGACCAACGTTTAGCCGATGAAGGTGCTTTCGGGGTAGAAAGAGCCCAGCGTGCTCCTGACGGTACTATTCTGAAGAAAGGTAAGCGTACTCATAACGAACTGGGTTTTTCAGTGTCCGGTCGCTGGGACAAGAAAGTGATGGAGAATATGATACTCAATACTTCCTTCAACTTCTATGGCGATTACCTTAAAAACTTCGGAAATATAGATGTGGATTGGGAAACTAATCTCAACTTAAAGGTAAATAGTTACGTGCAAGCGCGTATAGGGGTGCATATCAAATACGACGACGATGTGAAGTTTTATTCCTACAAAGCACCTAATGGTGAAGTGTACAACTATGGCGCGCGCACTCAATTCAAGCAAGTATTAGGAGTAGGAGTACTATATACTTTTTAA
- a CDS encoding 1-deoxy-D-xylulose-5-phosphate synthase yields the protein MQQLKNTLITSLPALAQQIRNRIIEVIATRGGHLGASLGVVELTIALHYVFDTPQDILVWDVGHQSYAHKILTGRNEDFTHIRERGGISGFPKRAESQYDAFGTGHSSTSLSAVLGMAMASALTGDKKRQHIAVIGDASIVSGMAFEALNYAGTTDANMLIILNDNAMAIDPTVGAFSHYLAQLKTEHATHSAFFSALGITYKGVVDGHNLPALITALKAEKQARGVRLLHVVTTKGKGYPKAEASQVFFHSPSQFDKITGNPLPENSALPAKYQDVVGQTLTELAQQNPKIVVITPAMSSGSGLTTMQKAFPDRVMDVGIAEQHAVTFAAGWATQGFIPYCVVYSTFLQRAYDQLIHDVALQNLPVVFCIDRAGLVGEDGATHHGVFDMAFLRPIPNLIIASPRNATELRNLLYTAQQSLEHPIVIRYPRGRCTQTDWQQPFQQLIIGKGEQLKEGSEIAVLTIGAIAENVQQQLTQTAEPEKYAHYDARFLKPLDEATLHHIFRSYKKVITVEEGSTGGLGSAVAEFATQHGYTIPLKIITLPDSFIPHGKVETLKEEFLKIRDLAD from the coding sequence ATGCAACAACTAAAAAATACTCTTATAACCTCTCTTCCTGCTCTGGCGCAACAAATCCGCAACCGCATTATAGAGGTTATTGCTACACGAGGTGGGCACTTAGGTGCAAGTCTCGGAGTGGTAGAGCTTACTATTGCGTTGCACTATGTGTTCGATACTCCTCAGGATATACTAGTATGGGACGTAGGGCACCAGAGTTATGCTCATAAAATCCTCACCGGTAGAAACGAGGATTTTACACATATACGCGAGCGAGGAGGTATCAGTGGTTTTCCTAAACGTGCAGAAAGTCAGTACGATGCTTTTGGTACGGGACACTCATCTACCTCTCTTTCTGCTGTCTTGGGTATGGCAATGGCATCAGCTTTGACAGGCGATAAAAAGCGACAACATATAGCCGTAATAGGCGATGCTTCTATTGTGAGTGGTATGGCTTTCGAGGCTCTGAACTATGCAGGCACCACCGATGCCAATATGCTCATTATACTGAACGACAATGCAATGGCTATCGACCCCACCGTAGGAGCGTTCTCTCATTACCTTGCCCAACTGAAAACCGAACACGCTACCCACAGTGCTTTTTTTAGTGCTTTGGGGATTACCTACAAAGGCGTAGTAGACGGGCACAACCTCCCCGCGCTTATCACGGCACTCAAAGCCGAAAAGCAAGCCCGTGGAGTGCGCCTCTTACACGTTGTCACCACCAAAGGTAAAGGATACCCCAAAGCCGAAGCCTCACAAGTATTCTTCCATTCCCCCTCACAATTCGATAAAATCACAGGCAACCCTCTGCCTGAAAACTCTGCTCTCCCTGCTAAATATCAAGACGTAGTAGGGCAAACCCTCACCGAACTCGCCCAGCAGAACCCCAAGATAGTTGTCATCACCCCTGCGATGAGTAGTGGTAGCGGACTCACAACTATGCAAAAGGCATTCCCCGATAGGGTAATGGACGTCGGTATTGCCGAACAACACGCGGTTACCTTTGCTGCCGGTTGGGCTACACAAGGTTTTATACCGTACTGTGTCGTATATTCCACATTTTTACAGCGCGCTTACGACCAGCTTATTCACGATGTAGCCCTCCAAAACCTGCCCGTAGTATTCTGTATAGACCGTGCAGGACTCGTAGGCGAAGACGGTGCCACTCATCACGGAGTGTTTGATATGGCTTTCTTGCGCCCTATTCCTAACCTCATTATCGCTTCACCCCGTAATGCTACCGAGTTGCGCAATTTGCTCTATACCGCTCAGCAATCGCTCGAGCACCCCATTGTCATTCGTTATCCTCGTGGTCGTTGTACACAAACCGATTGGCAACAACCTTTTCAACAGCTAATTATAGGCAAAGGCGAACAGCTAAAAGAAGGTAGCGAGATAGCCGTACTCACCATTGGCGCCATTGCCGAAAATGTACAACAACAGCTCACTCAAACTGCTGAACCCGAAAAATATGCCCATTACGATGCCCGTTTTCTCAAACCTTTGGACGAGGCGACGCTACATCATATCTTCCGTTCTTATAAAAAAGTAATCACAGTAGAAGAAGGAAGCACAGGCGGTTTAGGCAGCGCCGTAGCCGAATTTGCTACCCAACACGGTTATACTATACCTTTGAAAATCATCACCCTTCCTGATAGTTTTATTCCTCACGGCAAAGTAGAGACGCTCAAAGAAGAGTTTTTAAAAATTAGAGATTTAGCAGATTGA
- a CDS encoding CopD family protein has translation MTDYLIAKSIHIIFVVSYFAGLFYMVRLFIYHTEALEKDDPERSILHKQFSFMEERLWNIITVPALVLMTLSGLYMLYDDGEWTLIKQGWFHVKLLFIAFLFVYHYYSWRIMKRLQAGRASLTSVQLRMLNEIATIILFVVVFAVILKGLFITYWYFSLIAFVVMGALIMLVVKLVNKGKN, from the coding sequence ATGACCGATTACCTTATTGCTAAAAGCATACATATCATCTTTGTAGTGAGCTACTTCGCAGGGCTTTTCTATATGGTGCGACTATTTATCTATCACACCGAAGCCTTGGAAAAAGATGACCCCGAACGCTCAATTCTCCACAAACAATTCAGCTTTATGGAAGAGCGCTTGTGGAACATCATTACCGTGCCGGCGCTGGTGCTGATGACTCTTAGCGGACTCTATATGCTATACGACGATGGCGAGTGGACGCTTATTAAACAAGGATGGTTTCACGTCAAACTGCTATTCATCGCCTTTTTGTTTGTATATCATTACTATTCTTGGCGCATAATGAAACGACTCCAAGCGGGTCGCGCCTCTCTTACTTCGGTACAACTGCGAATGCTCAACGAAATAGCGACAATTATCCTCTTTGTAGTGGTTTTCGCCGTGATACTAAAAGGCTTATTCATCACCTATTGGTATTTTTCTTTAATAGCTTTTGTAGTAATGGGAGCTCTGATAATGTTAGTAGTGAAATTGGTAAATAAAGGAAAGAATTAG
- the hemH gene encoding ferrochelatase, with protein MPKGVLLVNLGSPDSFAIKDVKRYLKEFLMDERVIDLPYLLRYALVHGVILNTRPPKTSKAYQKIWWSEGSPLIVISRWLTEKVQRKVSVPVVLAMRYGNPNIANALKELHSKGVDEVLLIPLYPQYAMATTETIEVLTEKLIKASYPNMRLTKFPAFFHRPEYIEALAQVVRAHLGTAPFDHLLFSYHGVPERHLYKTTPTSAHKHIVEGVTCCDPYSEEGTHCYRSHCFETTRLLAEKLGLEKGKYSQAFQSRLGKDKWITPFTSDKIIELARNGVKKLAVIAPAFVADCVETLEEIEIVGGKSFRKNGGENFKMIPCLNDSDLWVQALSSWINEETRDER; from the coding sequence ATGCCCAAAGGAGTATTACTCGTAAATTTAGGATCACCCGATTCCTTTGCAATAAAAGACGTCAAACGATATCTAAAAGAATTTTTAATGGACGAACGCGTCATCGACCTGCCTTACCTATTGCGCTATGCTTTGGTACACGGGGTTATTCTCAATACGCGTCCACCTAAAACCAGTAAAGCCTATCAAAAAATATGGTGGAGCGAAGGTTCTCCGCTCATTGTCATTAGTCGTTGGCTTACTGAAAAAGTACAGCGCAAAGTCTCTGTACCCGTAGTATTAGCAATGCGTTATGGCAACCCAAATATCGCCAATGCACTAAAAGAATTACACAGCAAAGGAGTTGATGAGGTACTCCTCATTCCTCTTTATCCTCAATACGCAATGGCTACTACCGAAACCATTGAAGTCCTCACCGAAAAACTCATCAAAGCCTCTTATCCTAATATGCGCCTCACCAAGTTTCCTGCTTTCTTCCATCGCCCCGAGTATATCGAGGCTTTAGCGCAGGTAGTACGCGCTCATTTAGGGACAGCCCCTTTCGACCATTTGCTCTTTTCTTATCACGGTGTACCCGAGCGTCATCTCTACAAAACCACACCTACCTCTGCACACAAACACATTGTAGAAGGTGTAACTTGTTGCGACCCTTACAGCGAAGAAGGAACACACTGCTACCGCAGTCATTGTTTTGAGACTACTCGCTTATTGGCAGAAAAGTTAGGATTAGAAAAAGGAAAATACTCACAAGCGTTTCAATCGCGTTTGGGGAAGGATAAGTGGATTACCCCTTTCACTTCCGATAAAATTATAGAACTTGCCCGAAATGGTGTAAAGAAATTAGCAGTCATCGCTCCTGCCTTTGTCGCCGATTGCGTAGAAACTCTCGAAGAAATAGAAATAGTAGGAGGTAAATCTTTCCGCAAAAATGGTGGTGAAAATTTTAAAATGATTCCCTGCCTCAACGACTCCGACCTATGGGTACAAGCTCTCTCCTCTTGGATTAATGAAGAGACAAGAGATGAAAGATAA